The Sulfuricurvum sp. IAE1 DNA segment GAACATTCTTCTTCCGGCTTCGGGGAAAGCGATCGCAACCCCGTCTCAGGATATGGTCTTGGGTCTGTATTACCTTACCCTGGCCAAAAACGAAGCGAAGGGATCGAACAAACTTTTCAGCAATGTTGATGAGATCATGGTCGCACTGGAACACAACGCGCTGGATCTGCACGCCAAAGTACGTACCCGCGTCGAGGGCCGGATGATCCATACGACGGCTGGCCGGATGATCCTCAAATCGATCCTCCCCGATTTCGTTCCGGTCGAACTGTGGAACGTCGTCATGAAAAAGAAAAACATCTCCGCGCTCGTCGACTACGTCAACAAGCACGGCGGCGTGGCCGTAACGGCCGGATTCCTGGACGACCTCAAAAATCTCGGTTTCCGTTATGCGACCAAGTCGGGGGTATCGATTTCGATCGCCGACATCATCATCCCCGAAGCAAAAGAGGGGCTGATCAACGCATCGAAAAACCGTGTCAAAGAGATCCAGAAGCAGTTTGAAGCGGGTCTTTTGACGGAGCAGGAACGTTACAACAAAATCATCGACGTCTGGACCGATACGAACAATACGGTTGCCGGCGGCATGATGGAACTGATCCAGAGCGACAAAGAAGGTTTCAACTCGATCTTCATGATGGCCGACTCGGGTGCACGGGGTTCTGCGGCGCAGATCCGTCAGCTCGCCGGTATGCGGGGACTTATGGCGAAACCGGACGGTTCGATCATCGAAACACCGATTATTTCGAACTTTAAAGAGGGGCTGAACGTTCTTGAGTACTTCATTTCGACCCACGGTGCCCGTAAAGGTCTGGCGGATACGGCTCTGAAAACGGCGAACGCCGGTTACCTGACCCGTAAACTCGTCGATGTCGCGCAGAACGTTAAAATCGTCGAACACGACTGCGGCACGCACGAAGGGATCGAAATTACCGATATTTCCGTCGGTAACGAACTGATCGAGCCGCTCGAAGACCGTATCTACGGACGGGTTCTGGCCGAAGACGCGATCGACCCGATCACCAACGAGATCCTTTACTCCGAAGGGACGCTGATCGATGAGATCATGGCATCCAAAATCGTTGAAGCGGGTATCAAGGCGGTCCAGATCCGTACTCCGACAACGTGTAAATCCGAAGGGGGCGTTTGTGCACTGTGCTACGGCCTCAACCTCGGAACCGGTCAAATCGTCAAGAAAGGGGAAGCGGTCGGTATCGTCGCGGCCCAGTCGATCGGGGAACCGGGTACGCAGCTGACCCTTCGTACCTTCCACGTCGGGGGAACCGCATCAAGCACCCGCGAAGAGCGCCAGGTCATCGCATCCAAAGAAGGTTTCATCCGTTATTACAACATGAAAACCTATACCTCCAAAGAGGGTAAAAACATCGTTGCGAACCGTCGTAACGCCGCGATCTTGCTCGTAGAGCCGAAAATCAAGGCTCCGTTTGCGGGAACGGTGGAAATTCAGACGATTCACGACGAGGTGATCGTCAGTGTCAAAGGCGAGAGCCAGACGGTACGCTACACACTCCGTAAAAACGAAGTGGCCAAACCGAACGAACTGGCCGGTGTCAGCGGCAAGATCGAAGGGAAATTCTATCTGCCGTATGAAAACGGCGCCAGCGTCAAAGAGCACGAATCGATCGTCGAAACGATCAAAGACGGCTGGAACGTTCCCAACCGTATCCCGTACGCTTCGGAAATCCAGGTCAAAGACGGTGCCCCGGTAACGCAGAAAATCTATGCCAAAGAGAAAGGGACGGTTAAATACTACCTCCTCAAAGGCGATTACCTCGAGCGTCACCACGAGATCGCCAAAGGGTACAGCGTTGAAGAAAAAGGGCTCTTCGCCGTCGTCGCCGATGCGGACGACCGCGAAGCGATCCGTCACTACATTGCCCGCGGATCGATCATCGAGATCAACGACAACGAAAGCGTCAAAGCCGACACCCTGTTGGCGAAACCGCTCAAAGAAGAGTCGATCGTGATCGCCGAATGGGATCCGTATTCGAACCCGATCATTTCCGAAACCGACGGTGTCGTGACGTTCGAAGACATTATCCCGGGCGTCACCGCATCCGAGCAGTTCGACGAACTGACGGGTAAAACGCGTCTGATGATCAACGAATACGTTGCTCCGGAGTTTAAACCGGCGATCGTTCTCGCTTCGGCGGACGGTTCAATCATCCGTTATGCGGTTGAGCCGAAAACGGCAATCTTCGCGCAGGACCGTGCTGAAGTGAAAGTGGCCGACATTCTGGCCCGTACGCCGAAAGCGCTTCAGAAATCGCGCGACATTACCGGGGGTCTTCCACGGGTTTCCGAGCTTTTCGAAGCGCGTAAACCCAAAGAGGTCGCCCTCATCGCCGAGCTCGACGGTGTGGTCAGCTTCGGCAAGCCGCTCCGTGGTAAAGAGCGTATCATGATCACGTCTGAAAACGGTATGATCAAAGAGTACCTTGTCGATAAAAACCTGAGTATCCTTGTTCATCCGGGCGAGTTCGTTCACGCCGGCGAGCGTCTGACCGACGGTATCGTCAGCTCGCACGAGATCCTGAGAATCCTCGGGGTTAAAGCGCTGTACAACTACCTGGTGAGCGAAGTTCAGCAGGTTTACCGCCGCCAGGGGGTTAACATCGCCGACAAGCACATCGAGGTGATCTTCACCCAGATGCTCCGCCAGGTGAAAATTCTCCGCTCGGGCGACACGAAGTTCATCGAAGGCGACGTCGTCAGCAAAGCGCAGTTCAAAGTCGAGAACGAAAAAATCCTCCGCCTCGGCGGGGAACCGGCAATTGCCGAGCCGTACCTCGTGGGTATCACCCGCGCGGCGGTCAGCGCCGACTCGATCATCTCGGCCGCGTCGTTCCAGGACACGACCAAAGTTCTTACCGAAGCGGCGGTCGCGGCAAAAATCGACGACCTGACCGATCTCAAAGAGAACGTTATCATCGGCCGCACCATCCCGGTCGGTACCGGTATCTACAAAGACCAAAAAATCCAGTTTGGCGAATAATTTCGGCGGCATCGGCCGCTGAACCCTCCTTTTTCCTTCTACTTACAAGTTCCTTAAAATAAGCTCCATTTAATTGAAAATCCGGTAGAATTGCGCGTTTATTAGTCCCCTCGTTTGAGTGGATTGAATATTCTACTGGAACAAATTCAATAAAGGAGATTGTGTGCCAACAATCAACCAACTTATTCGTAAAGAGCGTCAGAAGGTGGTTTACAAATCCAAATCACCTGCTTTGGTGTCATGCCCGCAGCGCCGCGGAGTATGTACTCGTGTTTACACCACAACCCCGAAAAAACCGAACTCGGCTCTTCGTAAAGTCGCTAAAGTTCGTTTGACTTCAGGGTTCGAGGTCATCAGTTATATCGGTGGGGAAGGCCACAACCTGCAGGAGCACTCGATCGTTCTCGTTCGCGGCGGCCGGGTAAAAGACCTTCCGGGGGTTAAATACCACATCGTTCGTGGTGCACTCGATACTGCGGGTGTTAAAGATCGTAAAGTTTCTCGTTCTAAATACGGAACGAAAAAACCTAAGGCTAAGTAATTAGTCACTAAACCGACAAAATCCGGTTGATGATGACCGTATTTTGAGTAAATGAAAACCATTGAAGGAAAAGTAAAATGAGAAGAAGAAAAGCGCCCGTTCGCGAAATTATGCCCGACCCGATCCACGGTTCAAAAGTATTGACAAAGTTCATCAACAAACTCATGTGGGACGGTAAAAAAAGCGTCGCCGAGAAAATCATGTACGGTGCTTTGGATATCATCAGTTCACGTGGTGAAAAAAGCGGTATCGACGTATTCAACGCCGCAATCGATAACATCAAACCCGTTATCGAAGTAAAAAGCCGCCGTGTGGGTGGAGCGACCTACCAAGTTCCAGTAGAAGTACGCCCTGTCCGCCAGCTTTCTTTGGCGATCCGTTGGTTGACGGATGCAGCGCGCAAACGCAACGAGCGTACAATGGCCGAGCGTTTGGCTAATGAATTGATGGATGCTGCCAGCGATAAAGGTACAGCGTTCAAGAAAAAAGAAGATACGTACAAAATGGCAGAAGCGAACAAAGCGTTCGCTCACTACCGCTGGTAAGATTTTTCTCAAACTGACGTCGTCCTCTCCGGGAGACGTCGTTCGTCAAGCACTGAAAGGGGACCTTTCTTCTTTCCGCGCTTGTCTTTAATATTTAACCAAACACACTAAGGCTGTTATCATGGCAAGATCCCATAAACTTGAAGACGTAAGAAACATCGGTATCGCCGCTCACATCGACGCGGGTAAAACGACTACTACCGAGCGTATTTTGTTCTACACCGGTATTTCACACAAAATCGGTGAGGTTCACGAAGGTGCCGCCACCATGGACTGGATGGAGCAGGAGCAGGAGCGCGGTATTACGATTACATCGGCTGCGACCACTTGTGAATGGCGCAAAAAACAGATCAACATCATCGACACTCCGGGCCACGTTGACTTCACCATCGAAGTTGAGCGTTCTATGCGTGTTCTTGACGGTGCCGTTGCGGTATTCTGTGCGGTCGGCGGCGTTCAGCCCCAGT contains these protein-coding regions:
- the rpoC gene encoding DNA-directed RNA polymerase subunit beta', whose protein sequence is MSKLVPVTVTEENRPTDIKQLQFRLASPEKILSWSHGEVKKPETINYRTLKPERDGLFCAKIFGPVRDYECLCGKYKKMRYKGVVCEKCGVEVTSAKVRRIRMGHIDLVTPVAHIWYVSSLPSRIGTLLGVKMKDLERVLYYEAYIVKQGGEACYDAEQSSPVLKYDVLNEEQYRTLVQRYGDAGFVAEMGGQAVRDLLDELDLVDLFSSLKEEVAATNSEAKRKTIVKRLKVIESFLNSGNNPAWMMLTALPVLPPELRPLVSLDGGKFAVSDVNDLYRRVINRNQRLKRLIELEAPEIIVRNEKRMLQEAVDALFDNGRRANAVKGANKRPLKSLSEIIKGKQGRFRQNLLGKRVDFSGRSVIVVGPNLRMDQCGLPKQMALELFKPHLIAKLEDKGYATTVKAAKKMIEEKTNEVWECLAEIVEGYPVMLNRAPTLHKLSIQAFHPKLIDGKAIQLHPLVCAAFNADFDGDQMAVHVPLSAEAIAEAKVLMLSSMNILLPASGKAIATPSQDMVLGLYYLTLAKNEAKGSNKLFSNVDEIMVALEHNALDLHAKVRTRVEGRMIHTTAGRMILKSILPDFVPVELWNVVMKKKNISALVDYVNKHGGVAVTAGFLDDLKNLGFRYATKSGVSISIADIIIPEAKEGLINASKNRVKEIQKQFEAGLLTEQERYNKIIDVWTDTNNTVAGGMMELIQSDKEGFNSIFMMADSGARGSAAQIRQLAGMRGLMAKPDGSIIETPIISNFKEGLNVLEYFISTHGARKGLADTALKTANAGYLTRKLVDVAQNVKIVEHDCGTHEGIEITDISVGNELIEPLEDRIYGRVLAEDAIDPITNEILYSEGTLIDEIMASKIVEAGIKAVQIRTPTTCKSEGGVCALCYGLNLGTGQIVKKGEAVGIVAAQSIGEPGTQLTLRTFHVGGTASSTREERQVIASKEGFIRYYNMKTYTSKEGKNIVANRRNAAILLVEPKIKAPFAGTVEIQTIHDEVIVSVKGESQTVRYTLRKNEVAKPNELAGVSGKIEGKFYLPYENGASVKEHESIVETIKDGWNVPNRIPYASEIQVKDGAPVTQKIYAKEKGTVKYYLLKGDYLERHHEIAKGYSVEEKGLFAVVADADDREAIRHYIARGSIIEINDNESVKADTLLAKPLKEESIVIAEWDPYSNPIISETDGVVTFEDIIPGVTASEQFDELTGKTRLMINEYVAPEFKPAIVLASADGSIIRYAVEPKTAIFAQDRAEVKVADILARTPKALQKSRDITGGLPRVSELFEARKPKEVALIAELDGVVSFGKPLRGKERIMITSENGMIKEYLVDKNLSILVHPGEFVHAGERLTDGIVSSHEILRILGVKALYNYLVSEVQQVYRRQGVNIADKHIEVIFTQMLRQVKILRSGDTKFIEGDVVSKAQFKVENEKILRLGGEPAIAEPYLVGITRAAVSADSIISAASFQDTTKVLTEAAVAAKIDDLTDLKENVIIGRTIPVGTGIYKDQKIQFGE
- the rpsL gene encoding 30S ribosomal protein S12, encoding MPTINQLIRKERQKVVYKSKSPALVSCPQRRGVCTRVYTTTPKKPNSALRKVAKVRLTSGFEVISYIGGEGHNLQEHSIVLVRGGRVKDLPGVKYHIVRGALDTAGVKDRKVSRSKYGTKKPKAK
- the rpsG gene encoding 30S ribosomal protein S7, producing the protein MRRRKAPVREIMPDPIHGSKVLTKFINKLMWDGKKSVAEKIMYGALDIISSRGEKSGIDVFNAAIDNIKPVIEVKSRRVGGATYQVPVEVRPVRQLSLAIRWLTDAARKRNERTMAERLANELMDAASDKGTAFKKKEDTYKMAEANKAFAHYRW